From a region of the Desulfuromonas sp. KJ2020 genome:
- a CDS encoding sigma 54-interacting transcriptional regulator has product MRKYKILVVDDEHLIRWSLEQNLRKQGYDVGTAASGEEAIKAVQEEAPDLILLDIQLPGINGLDVLQKVKEIDDEIIVIMVTALGVLETAVQAMRMGAFDYVNKPFNLDELAIVINKALETGDLKKEVANLRTVHSHKFGVSQIIGSSRHMKNVLAMVEKIARSDASTVLIQGESGTGKELIAKAIHYESARADKPFMAINCAAVPETLLESELMGHEKGAFTDAKMLKKGLFELADGGTIFLDEIGDMEPGMQAKLLRVLEERSFRRVGGTKDIRVDVRIISATNKDLLKAIEEGAFRNDLYYRIQVIPIYLPALRERKDDIIPLTEHFVSHFNREFGKSVKGISKMAEKFLLEYGWPGNIRELKNVIERAIILENDETLLLEHLPQEIVAKATTSSGPMNFRIPPEGVDIEEVERELIRQALEVVEGNQSKAAKLLHLGIDAFRYRMKKFGFL; this is encoded by the coding sequence GTGCGCAAGTATAAGATTCTGGTTGTTGACGACGAACATCTGATCCGCTGGTCGCTTGAGCAGAACCTGCGCAAGCAGGGGTATGACGTGGGTACGGCCGCTTCCGGCGAGGAGGCCATCAAGGCCGTGCAGGAAGAGGCGCCCGACCTCATTCTACTCGATATCCAGCTGCCCGGCATCAACGGTCTGGACGTGCTGCAGAAGGTCAAGGAGATCGACGACGAGATTATCGTCATTATGGTGACGGCTCTCGGAGTTCTCGAAACGGCTGTGCAGGCCATGCGCATGGGCGCGTTCGATTACGTCAACAAGCCTTTCAATCTCGATGAGCTGGCCATCGTCATCAACAAGGCCCTCGAAACCGGCGACCTCAAGAAAGAAGTCGCCAATCTGCGCACGGTGCACTCTCACAAGTTCGGCGTCAGCCAGATTATCGGCAGCAGCCGCCATATGAAAAACGTGCTGGCCATGGTCGAGAAGATCGCTCGCAGCGACGCCAGCACCGTTCTTATCCAGGGCGAAAGCGGTACGGGCAAGGAGCTGATCGCCAAAGCCATTCACTACGAGAGTGCTCGCGCTGACAAGCCTTTTATGGCCATCAACTGCGCCGCCGTTCCCGAAACCCTGCTGGAAAGCGAGTTGATGGGGCATGAGAAGGGCGCCTTTACCGACGCCAAGATGCTCAAGAAGGGACTTTTCGAGCTGGCCGATGGCGGCACCATCTTCCTTGACGAGATCGGTGACATGGAGCCGGGGATGCAGGCCAAGCTGTTGCGGGTGCTGGAAGAGCGCTCCTTCCGCCGGGTGGGCGGCACCAAGGATATCCGTGTCGATGTGCGCATTATATCCGCGACCAACAAGGATCTGCTCAAAGCCATCGAAGAGGGTGCGTTCCGCAACGATCTTTACTACCGCATTCAGGTCATCCCCATCTATCTGCCGGCCCTGCGCGAGCGCAAGGACGACATCATCCCGCTGACGGAGCATTTCGTCTCTCACTTCAATCGGGAGTTCGGCAAGAGCGTCAAGGGGATTTCCAAAATGGCCGAGAAGTTTTTGCTCGAATACGGCTGGCCGGGCAATATCCGGGAACTCAAGAACGTCATCGAGCGGGCGATCATTCTCGAAAACGACGAAACGCTGCTGCTCGAACACCTCCCCCAGGAAATTGTCGCCAAAGCCACCACCAGCAGTGGCCCCATGAATTTTCGCATTCCGCCGGAAGGGGTGGATATCGAAGAAGTCG
- a CDS encoding PAS domain-containing sensor histidine kinase produces MFKSLISRVILLNILLLSIGVAAFSLMHIQRDHQDMEMSAEESAELLLTTIENAIFNAMRVGNSDDVQATLENVGRGSRIVRVRIFEPDGTIIKSAQPDEIGTRVNPRELALYRNKSSAATFEVNGEEVLGMVRPIRSQQVCYRCHEQRQDEIIGLLSLNFSLSPSTERLKESTEFFAATTGIILLLLSVGSAVILIRFVKRPILMLMDKMAQVENGDLSVRLTPEGNDEMARVSSSFNSMVENLQQARKQLEKYHFQQMERADRLASLGEMATGVAHEVKNPLAGISSAISVMADDFPEDDPRRDIFRQILEQIRRLDKTATDLLVFGKPGKPEFAYLDLNDLVKKTLFFVSQHPEARNIHRRKDLARDLPPVWADAKQIQQVVLNISINAIQAMQAGGSLHLSTTAVERRGQYMVQLKISDTGKGIPPEELDKIFAPFYTTKTQGTGLGLPICKQLLEQHQGTLSVESRLGEGTTFTIELPVTAGQALGVEGVESAQV; encoded by the coding sequence TTGTTCAAAAGCCTTATCAGTCGCGTGATCCTGCTCAATATCCTGCTGTTGTCTATCGGGGTGGCCGCTTTTTCCCTGATGCACATACAGCGGGATCACCAGGACATGGAAATGTCCGCCGAAGAGAGCGCCGAGCTTCTGCTGACGACTATCGAAAACGCCATTTTCAATGCCATGCGCGTTGGCAACAGCGATGATGTGCAGGCGACTCTGGAAAATGTTGGCCGCGGCAGTCGCATTGTGCGTGTCCGCATTTTTGAACCTGACGGCACGATCATCAAATCCGCTCAGCCAGACGAGATCGGTACGCGAGTCAATCCGAGAGAGTTAGCGCTTTACCGAAATAAAAGCTCTGCAGCCACCTTCGAGGTGAATGGCGAAGAGGTCCTGGGCATGGTGCGCCCTATCCGCTCCCAGCAGGTCTGCTATCGCTGCCATGAGCAGAGGCAGGACGAGATTATCGGCTTGCTGAGCCTCAATTTTTCCCTGTCGCCATCCACGGAGCGCCTGAAGGAATCGACCGAGTTTTTTGCCGCCACCACCGGCATCATTCTCCTGCTCCTCTCCGTCGGCAGTGCCGTCATTCTCATCCGTTTTGTCAAGCGACCCATTCTGATGCTCATGGACAAGATGGCCCAGGTCGAGAACGGCGACTTGAGTGTCCGCCTGACCCCCGAGGGCAATGACGAGATGGCGCGGGTCAGCAGCAGTTTCAATTCGATGGTGGAGAATCTGCAGCAGGCGCGAAAGCAGCTCGAAAAGTATCATTTTCAGCAGATGGAAAGGGCGGATCGCCTGGCCTCTCTCGGTGAAATGGCCACGGGCGTCGCCCACGAGGTCAAGAATCCTCTGGCCGGCATCAGCAGTGCCATTTCGGTTATGGCCGATGATTTTCCCGAGGACGATCCACGTCGCGACATCTTTCGACAGATTCTCGAACAGATTCGTCGTCTCGACAAGACCGCCACCGATCTGCTGGTTTTCGGTAAGCCTGGGAAGCCGGAATTCGCGTACCTCGATCTGAACGATCTGGTCAAAAAGACGCTCTTTTTTGTCTCTCAGCACCCGGAAGCCCGCAATATCCATCGGCGCAAAGACCTGGCTCGCGACTTGCCGCCGGTATGGGCCGATGCCAAGCAGATTCAGCAGGTGGTGCTCAACATCAGCATCAATGCCATTCAGGCCATGCAGGCGGGAGGATCTCTCCATCTGAGTACCACCGCGGTGGAGCGGCGTGGGCAATATATGGTGCAGCTGAAGATTTCCGATACGGGCAAGGGGATTCCCCCGGAAGAACTCGACAAGATCTTTGCTCCCTTTTATACCACCAAGACCCAGGGCACCGGCTTGGGTTTGCCCATCTGCAAGCAGCTCCTGGAACAGCACCAGGGGACGCTCAGCGTCGAAAGCCGATTGGGGGAGGGGACGACATTTACGATTGAATTGCCTGTAACAGCGGGGCAGGCGTTAGGGGTGGAAGGAGTCGAAAGTGCGCAAGTATAA
- a CDS encoding transketolase family protein produces MIATRDAYGKALVELGRENTRIVALDADLSGSTKTALFAKEFPERFFNAGIAEANMVGMAAGLAAGGMIPFASTFAVFAAGRAFEQIRQSVAYAKLNVKIVATHGGITVGEDGGSHQSVEDLAIMRALPHMTVLCPADGPETEAAIRAVAAYEGPVYVRLGRSKVPVVFEHGCDFTIGKGHVLRDGSDLTFITTGLMTAQALEAAAILAEGGVQARVLHLGSIKPFDTDLVVKAARETGAVVTAEEHSVIGGLAGAVCEALCESHPVPVERVGLRDVFGQSGTAEDLLAHYGLTPAHLVEAAQRVLQKKA; encoded by the coding sequence ATGATCGCAACAAGAGATGCCTATGGCAAAGCCCTGGTCGAACTCGGCCGTGAAAATACCCGTATCGTGGCGCTGGATGCCGACCTGTCGGGATCGACAAAAACCGCTCTGTTTGCCAAAGAGTTTCCTGAACGCTTCTTCAATGCCGGCATCGCCGAGGCGAACATGGTCGGCATGGCCGCTGGCCTGGCCGCGGGGGGGATGATTCCCTTTGCTTCCACTTTCGCTGTTTTTGCCGCCGGCCGCGCCTTCGAGCAGATCCGCCAGTCCGTGGCTTACGCCAAACTCAACGTCAAGATCGTCGCCACCCATGGTGGCATTACCGTGGGTGAGGACGGCGGCTCGCACCAGTCGGTGGAAGATCTGGCCATCATGCGGGCGCTGCCCCATATGACCGTACTGTGCCCCGCCGACGGTCCCGAAACCGAAGCTGCCATCCGGGCTGTCGCGGCATATGAAGGACCCGTCTACGTGCGCCTGGGCCGCTCTAAGGTCCCGGTCGTCTTCGAACACGGCTGCGACTTTACTATCGGCAAGGGGCATGTCCTGCGTGACGGCAGCGACCTGACCTTCATCACCACCGGCCTGATGACGGCGCAGGCGCTGGAAGCGGCCGCTATTCTCGCCGAAGGCGGCGTACAGGCGCGGGTGCTTCACCTGGGCAGCATCAAACCCTTCGACACTGATCTCGTGGTGAAGGCCGCCCGTGAGACCGGGGCGGTGGTGACGGCAGAGGAACATTCGGTGATCGGCGGATTGGCCGGCGCCGTTTGCGAGGCTCTCTGTGAAAGCCACCCCGTGCCGGTAGAACGGGTCGGACTGCGCGACGTCTTTGGCCAGTCGGGCACGGCGGAAGATCTGCTGGCCCATTACGGACTGACACCCGCCCATCTGGTGGAAGCCGCCCAGCGGGTTCTGCAGAAAAAGGCCTGA
- a CDS encoding transketolase — MLTDQTVQELERTARDLRVEILKMLNSAKSGHTGGSLSAIDVLTVLFFHKMRHDPSNPAWEDRDRFVLSKGHAAPALYACLAEAGYFSRDDLKGLRRLGSHLQGHPDMNKTPGVEVCTGSLAQGFSQAVGLALAARLRKPDSRIYCLLGDGEVQEGQVWEAAMAAAHYQLDNLCVFVDQNGLQIDGEVAKVMNVGPLGPKFLAFNWHVLEVDGHDIRAICLALADAEKTKGRPTMIVARTVKGKGVSFFEHKASYHGVPPSDTELAEALKQL, encoded by the coding sequence ATGTTGACTGACCAGACTGTGCAGGAGTTGGAGCGAACAGCCCGCGATCTCCGTGTTGAAATTCTCAAGATGCTGAACTCGGCCAAGTCCGGCCATACGGGTGGCAGCCTTTCCGCCATCGATGTGCTCACCGTCCTCTTCTTCCACAAGATGCGCCACGATCCCAGTAATCCCGCCTGGGAGGATCGCGACCGCTTTGTCCTCTCCAAGGGCCATGCCGCCCCGGCCCTGTACGCCTGTCTGGCCGAAGCGGGCTATTTTTCTCGCGACGACCTCAAGGGACTGCGCCGCCTGGGCAGCCATCTGCAGGGACATCCCGACATGAACAAAACGCCGGGGGTCGAGGTCTGCACCGGTTCTTTGGCCCAAGGCTTTTCCCAGGCCGTCGGTCTGGCGCTGGCGGCCCGTCTTCGCAAGCCCGACAGCCGCATCTACTGCCTGCTGGGCGACGGGGAGGTGCAGGAAGGACAGGTATGGGAAGCCGCCATGGCCGCAGCCCATTACCAACTCGACAATCTCTGCGTCTTCGTCGACCAGAACGGACTGCAGATTGACGGCGAAGTGGCCAAGGTGATGAACGTCGGTCCGCTGGGCCCTAAATTCCTTGCCTTCAACTGGCACGTTCTTGAGGTCGATGGGCACGATATCCGCGCCATCTGCCTGGCTCTGGCCGACGCCGAAAAGACCAAGGGCCGTCCCACCATGATTGTCGCCCGCACGGTGAAGGGCAAGGGCGTTTCCTTCTTCGAGCACAAGGCCAGCTATCATGGCGTGCCGCCCAGTGACACCGAGTTGGCCGAGGCGCTCAAACAACTGTAA
- a CDS encoding homocysteine S-methyltransferase family protein: MADFREALAKQVLILDGAMGTMLQERGLAPGGCPEAMNESAPEVVVAIHREYVEAGADIIVTNTFGGSSTKLGHYGLQGRVYDLNARAVELARQAAGHDRFVAGSIGPTGRFLTPVGDADFDEMVAVFREQVRAFAEAGADLVTMETFLDIRELRAAVIAAREFSSLPIVAQMTFDDGGRSVLGTPPEAAAVTLDALGVDVIGSNCGLGIDGIYALLEKMRAVTSLPLISQANAGLPELRNGVTVFPGTPEEMTAYHDRLLAIGVRIIGGCCGTTPAHIRAMRQALEGRSVAWQAPPRRGYLSSRSTVVPIGGDAPCAVIGERINPTGKKKYTAELREGKTAYIRREAQEQVAAGATLLDVNCGAPGVDEPAALERAVYAVSGVVSAPLVLDSSDPVALEKGLKAADGKVLINSVSGEEKSLAKILPLARKYGAAVIGLALDESGIPETAAGRLEVARKILRAAEAVGLPKEDVIIDCLTLTVSAEQKRAMETIRALRLVKLELGLGTVLGVSNISFGLPARSVLSATFFAMALEAGLAAAIVNPKEERMMDAYRAAMVLLGRDQRAEAYIDVYGGVSAPAAAPQNDGVPPDIRQRLAAAVLEGDQEGIVALVEEALAEGLEPLAVSNEGLLPGLEEVGRRFGKNQIFLPQVMLSAETMHAAFGRLKQEMKEQQGRGLGRILMATVEGDIHDIGKNIVCTLLENHGFEVIDLGKNVPAARIVEQATHHQVDAVGLSALMTTTLNQMEVTIRQLRDAGVRVFTMVGGAVVSQDYADSIGADLYAADALEAVDKVKALFREARKD, translated from the coding sequence ATGGCCGATTTTCGTGAGGCGCTGGCAAAGCAGGTTCTGATTCTCGACGGGGCCATGGGAACGATGTTGCAGGAACGGGGTCTGGCGCCGGGCGGTTGCCCCGAGGCCATGAACGAAAGCGCTCCCGAGGTCGTTGTCGCTATCCACCGGGAGTACGTCGAGGCCGGTGCCGATATCATTGTCACCAACACCTTTGGCGGCAGTTCTACCAAACTGGGCCACTATGGCCTGCAGGGTCGGGTCTATGACCTCAATGCCCGCGCCGTCGAGCTGGCGCGGCAGGCCGCCGGTCACGACCGCTTCGTGGCCGGCTCCATCGGTCCCACGGGTCGTTTTCTGACTCCCGTCGGTGATGCCGATTTCGATGAGATGGTCGCGGTTTTTCGCGAGCAGGTGCGGGCCTTTGCCGAAGCCGGCGCCGACCTGGTCACCATGGAGACCTTTCTCGACATCCGCGAACTCCGGGCCGCTGTGATCGCCGCCCGTGAATTCTCCTCCCTGCCTATTGTCGCCCAGATGACCTTTGATGACGGCGGCCGCAGCGTGCTCGGGACCCCGCCGGAAGCGGCGGCGGTGACCCTGGACGCCCTAGGCGTCGACGTGATCGGCTCCAACTGCGGCCTGGGCATCGACGGGATCTATGCCTTGCTGGAAAAGATGCGCGCCGTCACCTCGCTGCCGTTGATTTCCCAGGCTAACGCCGGGCTGCCCGAATTACGCAACGGCGTGACGGTTTTTCCCGGCACACCGGAGGAGATGACAGCCTATCATGACCGTCTGCTGGCCATCGGCGTACGCATTATCGGTGGTTGCTGTGGTACCACCCCCGCCCATATCCGTGCCATGCGGCAGGCTCTCGAGGGCCGTTCGGTGGCCTGGCAGGCGCCACCGCGGCGCGGCTACCTTTCCAGCCGCAGCACCGTCGTGCCCATCGGGGGGGATGCTCCCTGTGCCGTAATCGGTGAGCGCATCAATCCTACCGGCAAGAAAAAGTACACGGCCGAGCTGCGGGAGGGCAAGACCGCCTACATCCGTCGCGAGGCCCAGGAGCAGGTTGCGGCGGGGGCTACCCTGCTGGACGTCAACTGCGGTGCGCCGGGAGTGGATGAGCCCGCCGCCCTGGAGAGGGCCGTCTACGCGGTCAGCGGGGTGGTGTCGGCGCCGCTCGTTCTGGACTCTTCCGACCCGGTCGCGCTGGAAAAAGGCCTGAAAGCCGCTGACGGCAAGGTGCTCATCAATTCCGTGTCGGGCGAAGAAAAAAGCCTGGCCAAAATTCTGCCTCTTGCCCGTAAGTATGGCGCTGCTGTCATCGGTCTGGCTCTCGATGAATCGGGCATTCCCGAGACGGCCGCGGGCCGCCTTGAGGTCGCCCGCAAAATCCTGCGGGCCGCCGAGGCTGTGGGGTTGCCGAAAGAGGATGTGATCATCGACTGTCTCACGCTGACGGTTTCGGCTGAGCAGAAGCGGGCCATGGAGACCATCCGCGCCTTGCGTCTGGTCAAGTTGGAGCTCGGGCTGGGCACGGTGCTCGGAGTCAGCAACATCTCCTTCGGTCTGCCGGCGCGCTCCGTTCTTTCCGCTACTTTTTTCGCTATGGCCCTGGAAGCGGGGCTGGCCGCGGCCATCGTCAACCCCAAGGAAGAACGCATGATGGACGCCTATCGGGCGGCCATGGTGCTGCTGGGCAGGGACCAGCGGGCCGAGGCCTATATCGATGTCTATGGCGGCGTCAGCGCCCCTGCCGCCGCGCCGCAGAACGATGGTGTTCCCCCGGATATCCGCCAGCGCTTGGCCGCCGCTGTGCTCGAAGGCGATCAGGAAGGGATTGTCGCCCTGGTCGAGGAGGCGCTGGCCGAAGGCCTGGAACCTCTGGCGGTCAGCAACGAAGGGCTGCTGCCCGGCCTGGAAGAGGTCGGTCGCCGGTTCGGGAAGAATCAGATCTTCCTGCCCCAGGTCATGCTTTCCGCCGAGACCATGCATGCGGCCTTTGGTCGGCTGAAGCAAGAGATGAAAGAGCAGCAGGGGCGCGGGCTGGGGCGCATTCTCATGGCCACCGTCGAGGGGGATATTCACGATATCGGCAAGAACATCGTCTGTACCCTGCTCGAAAATCACGGTTTCGAGGTCATCGACCTTGGCAAGAACGTGCCGGCGGCCCGCATCGTCGAACAGGCGACCCATCATCAGGTCGATGCCGTTGGCCTGTCGGCGCTGATGACCACGACCCTGAACCAGATGGAGGTGACCATCCGCCAGTTGCGGGATGCCGGGGTGCGGGTCTTTACCATGGTCGGCGGCGCCGTGGTCAGCCAGGATTACGCCGACAGCATCGGCGCCGATCTCTATGCCGCCGATGCCCTGGAAGCGGTCGACAAGGTCAAGGCTCTCTTTCGCGAGGCGCGCAAGGACTGA
- a CDS encoding GerMN domain-containing protein: MKGNRLLLIVAAVIVLALGALVLRSYLASPPTSVPQPAEVEEPKVMREIMLYFAAPSADYLLPETREIEDCAQEEDCLRDTVQALIDGPATSSLAVLPAQTVLRDIRVEGSLATVDFSADLVSFHPGGSFSELMTVYGVTNTLAANFPYIRQVQFLIEGQRRESIRGHVGIAEPVTVDFRFSREPAAVAPAEPLVTDPEGRN, translated from the coding sequence ATGAAGGGTAATCGCCTGCTTCTGATCGTTGCAGCCGTAATCGTGCTGGCTCTGGGTGCGCTGGTGCTGCGGAGCTATCTGGCGTCGCCGCCGACTTCCGTGCCGCAGCCGGCTGAGGTGGAGGAGCCCAAAGTCATGCGCGAAATCATGCTCTATTTCGCCGCCCCTTCGGCCGACTACCTGCTCCCCGAGACCCGTGAGATTGAAGACTGCGCGCAGGAGGAAGATTGCCTGCGGGATACCGTGCAGGCCTTGATCGACGGGCCGGCTACCTCCTCCCTGGCTGTTTTGCCGGCGCAAACCGTGCTGCGGGATATCCGGGTGGAAGGCTCGCTGGCCACGGTCGATTTCAGCGCCGACCTGGTGTCGTTTCATCCGGGGGGGAGTTTTTCCGAGCTGATGACGGTTTATGGGGTGACGAATACACTGGCGGCCAATTTCCCCTATATTCGGCAAGTGCAGTTTCTGATTGAGGGGCAGCGCCGCGAAAGCATCCGGGGGCATGTCGGGATTGCCGAGCCGGTGACGGTCGACTTCCGTTTCAGCCGCGAGCCCGCCGCCGTGGCTCCGGCAGAGCCTCTGGTAACCGATCCGGAAGGGAGAAACTGA
- the murI gene encoding glutamate racemase — MSERAIGVFDSGVGGLTVLKEIVGQLPGEDIVYLGDTARVPYGTKSPQTVVRYALEAAAFLVKHRVKMLVVACNTASSVALPALAEHFSLPVIGVIEPGARTAAAQTRSGRIGVIGTEGTVKSAAYTAAIHRCNPSLDVINVPCPLFVPLAEEGWLDHPVTRLTAEEYLAPLRAHAIDTLVLGCTHYPLLKNIIRAVMGETVRLIDSAEETARTVAETLASAYLLRQAASGKRSFFVTDVPTRFEKVGGAFLGADLLGVEQIELDWI; from the coding sequence TTGTCCGAACGTGCCATAGGTGTTTTTGATTCAGGGGTAGGCGGGCTTACCGTTCTCAAGGAGATCGTGGGGCAGCTCCCCGGTGAGGATATTGTCTATCTCGGCGATACGGCCCGGGTTCCCTACGGGACCAAGAGCCCGCAGACCGTAGTGCGCTACGCCCTGGAAGCCGCCGCTTTTCTGGTCAAGCATCGGGTCAAGATGCTGGTGGTGGCCTGCAACACGGCCTCTTCCGTGGCTTTGCCCGCGCTGGCGGAACACTTCAGTCTGCCCGTCATTGGCGTGATCGAACCGGGCGCGCGCACGGCGGCTGCCCAGACCCGTTCAGGCCGCATCGGTGTGATCGGCACGGAAGGAACCGTCAAGAGCGCCGCCTACACCGCGGCCATCCACCGCTGCAATCCCTCTCTTGACGTCATTAATGTTCCCTGTCCTCTTTTTGTCCCCCTGGCGGAAGAGGGCTGGCTCGACCATCCCGTGACCCGTTTGACGGCCGAGGAATATCTGGCTCCCCTCCGGGCTCACGCCATCGACACCCTGGTTTTGGGGTGCACCCACTATCCCCTGTTGAAAAACATCATCCGCGCCGTCATGGGCGAGACGGTGCGTTTGATCGATTCGGCGGAGGAGACCGCCCGCACAGTGGCTGAAACCCTGGCCTCGGCCTATCTGTTACGCCAGGCTGCTTCCGGGAAAAGATCCTTTTTCGTCACGGACGTGCCGACCCGTTTTGAGAAAGTGGGCGGGGCCTTTCTGGGAGCGGATCTGCTCGGTGTGGAGCAGATCGAGCTCGACTGGATCTGA
- a CDS encoding cytochrome c, whose amino-acid sequence MLKKRDFALIVLAVIIVAFLWAAPEESTSRVPYDDTHRPYFEMVKKEGKKAAEKHCETCHNAEGVPFPAEHPPKFRCLFCHKLEETPSS is encoded by the coding sequence ATGCTGAAAAAACGTGATTTTGCCTTAATTGTTCTCGCCGTTATCATCGTCGCCTTTCTCTGGGCTGCTCCCGAAGAATCGACCAGCCGCGTACCCTACGACGACACCCATCGCCCTTACTTCGAGATGGTGAAAAAAGAGGGCAAAAAAGCGGCGGAAAAGCATTGTGAAACCTGTCACAACGCCGAGGGCGTGCCCTTCCCGGCCGAGCACCCTCCCAAATTCCGCTGCCTGTTCTGCCACAAACTGGAAGAGACGCCGTCATCCTAG
- a CDS encoding putative metallopeptidase, with product MPELDLSGAMDGLCRDLCHRLPELGHIDPDRVLFSLSRSRAGGTHGVYARIAPLRFSNGHLENSRRRGRYLETFRMPRLHHNGRDILYLITLMAPRFLRLSFEQKLTTVIHELYHISEAFDGDIRRFPGRNFAHGPSRAAYNRIIDALMQTYLSTDPDPALLAPLRLEEKDWQEGRIRLSGLRVPLPKAKLVARVRI from the coding sequence ATGCCTGAACTCGATCTCAGCGGGGCGATGGACGGTCTCTGTCGTGATCTCTGTCACCGCCTGCCGGAACTGGGTCACATCGACCCCGACCGGGTCCTGTTTTCTCTCAGCCGCTCGCGGGCCGGCGGCACCCACGGGGTCTATGCCCGCATCGCTCCCCTGCGGTTTTCCAATGGCCACCTGGAAAACAGTCGCCGCCGGGGCCGCTACCTGGAAACCTTTCGGATGCCCAGACTTCACCACAACGGGCGGGACATCCTCTACCTGATCACCCTTATGGCACCACGGTTTCTGCGCCTGTCCTTCGAGCAGAAACTCACCACGGTCATTCACGAGCTCTACCATATTTCTGAAGCATTCGACGGCGACATCCGCCGCTTCCCCGGCCGCAACTTCGCCCATGGCCCTTCCCGCGCCGCCTACAACCGTATCATCGATGCCCTGATGCAAACCTACCTGAGCACCGACCCCGATCCGGCCCTGCTGGCCCCCCTGCGCCTCGAGGAAAAAGACTGGCAGGAAGGACGCATCAGGCTGTCCGGCCTGCGTGTTCCCTTGCCCAAGGCCAAGCTGGTCGCCCGTGTGCGCATCTAA
- a CDS encoding energy-coupling factor ABC transporter permease gives MHMSDALLSPAVGGTMWVAAGATLGYCASRLKGRLEDGMVPLMGVLGAFVFAAQMINFTLPGTGSSGHLGGGLLLAVLLGPHAAFVVVASVLTVQALFFADGGLLALGSNIINLGLFPCLLAYPLIYRPLAVGDVGHSRRTFATVLTAVVALQLGAFAVVLQTTLSGLADLSFGAFALLMQPIHLGIGLVEGVVTAAVVRYVGQARPDLLRMTHASANAPHRRKKALAALSVAAVLVGGVFSWFASAHPDGLEWALAKAGFEEEQSGGEGLHGGLARVQQRLAIFPDYGFRLDEQGAEVVEKESWPQADAGTSVAGVVGGSLTLLLATVAGLLLKRRSKESV, from the coding sequence ATGCACATGTCCGATGCCCTGCTGTCTCCTGCCGTTGGCGGTACTATGTGGGTAGCCGCCGGCGCCACTCTCGGATACTGCGCCAGCCGTCTTAAGGGCCGCCTGGAGGACGGGATGGTGCCCCTCATGGGGGTGCTGGGAGCCTTTGTCTTTGCCGCCCAGATGATCAATTTCACGTTGCCGGGAACCGGTTCCAGCGGCCATCTCGGCGGCGGTCTTTTGCTCGCCGTTCTGCTGGGTCCTCACGCCGCCTTCGTGGTGGTGGCTTCGGTGTTGACAGTGCAGGCCCTCTTTTTTGCCGATGGGGGGCTGTTGGCGCTGGGCAGCAACATCATCAATCTGGGCCTGTTCCCCTGTCTGCTGGCCTATCCGCTCATTTACCGCCCCCTGGCGGTGGGCGACGTCGGCCACAGCAGGCGAACTTTCGCGACCGTCCTGACCGCGGTAGTCGCCTTACAGCTCGGCGCTTTCGCGGTTGTTCTGCAAACGACCTTGTCGGGGTTGGCCGATCTTTCGTTCGGCGCTTTTGCTCTGCTCATGCAACCCATCCATCTGGGGATCGGTCTGGTGGAAGGGGTGGTCACCGCGGCGGTAGTCCGCTATGTGGGGCAAGCGCGGCCCGATCTGCTGAGAATGACTCACGCCTCTGCGAACGCTCCCCATCGCCGCAAAAAGGCCCTGGCTGCTCTGTCTGTGGCGGCGGTTCTAGTCGGAGGGGTCTTTTCCTGGTTTGCCTCCGCTCATCCCGATGGTTTGGAATGGGCACTCGCCAAGGCTGGCTTTGAAGAGGAACAGAGTGGTGGGGAAGGGCTGCACGGCGGTCTGGCAAGGGTGCAGCAGCGGCTGGCCATTTTCCCGGACTATGGTTTCCGTCTGGATGAACAGGGTGCGGAAGTTGTTGAAAAAGAAAGCTGGCCACAGGCTGATGCCGGTACGTCGGTAGCCGGAGTCGTCGGCGGATCGTTGACCCTGCTCCTGGCCACGGTCGCCGGACTCTTGTTGAAAAGAAGATCAAAGGAGTCGGTCTGA